The Nitrospiria bacterium genome includes a window with the following:
- a CDS encoding c-type cytochrome, with protein sequence MEQVFKVFFLFIALVFVGSMALAQEKKSAEEGRKIFVEKRCYTCHTVKAEGELIEKEKEAFAKSKGVELKGEDEDDGDGEDEDKKDSKIGGDLSHVGKEREGKWIRDFIQKPKDQFKDSSDCKRKAKKKDRKRFKGTEKELEVLVGYISGLKYPQQEKKPETCLKE encoded by the coding sequence ATGGAACAAGTTTTTAAGGTTTTTTTCCTATTCATTGCCCTAGTTTTTGTAGGAAGTATGGCCTTGGCCCAAGAGAAAAAAAGTGCCGAGGAGGGGCGTAAAATTTTTGTGGAGAAAAGATGTTATACCTGTCATACGGTCAAAGCGGAAGGCGAATTAATCGAAAAGGAAAAAGAGGCATTCGCCAAATCCAAGGGGGTTGAGCTAAAAGGCGAAGATGAGGATGACGGCGACGGGGAAGATGAAGATAAAAAAGATTCAAAGATAGGTGGGGATCTTTCCCATGTGGGAAAGGAGAGAGAAGGAAAGTGGATCCGAGACTTTATTCAAAAACCCAAGGACCAATTTAAGGATTCTTCCGATTGCAAGAGAAAAGCTAAGAAAAAAGATCGAAAGCGTTTTAAAGGAACGGAAAAGGAACTGGAGGTTTTGGTAGGATACATTTCCGGTTTGAAATATCCGCAACAAGAGAAAAAACCCGAAACCTGTTTGAAAGAGTAG
- a CDS encoding serine protease codes for MKPLILGMFLEKKRKCKEVLLFGSLIFILQGILGLPYAFGVEEGAEHIFEKYRDRVVQIRILEASSGAKSTVGSGFVVSPEGHILTNYHVISQLIHRPEQFRGEIIHYNNESSPLTVLNFDAIHDLAVVKTKRTHLPHFQFHTQPVRKGTRMYSLGNPWDLGQTIIEGTHSGLLEHTLYEKIHFTGSINSGMSGGPSILSNGKVVGINVATAGNQLSFLVPVKYAQTLLKETASRKPAGPETLILKLRDQLLSHQDLYLVEVLSHGWETVTLGPYQVPGKIAPFIKCWGDSFRRDNQLYETVTQRCSFEDGIYLSGSQFSGTMIFTNTFISTEHLNRFRFYGLYQEFFQVEKNQISTNEEEVGPFRCHSNFVAQKGPNLKVVFCARGYKKLPNLYDSFIMAATLDGNNKGLQTSVSLTGVSFENAKRFASKFLENITWNR; via the coding sequence ATGAAACCATTGATTTTGGGGATGTTTTTGGAAAAAAAAAGGAAGTGTAAGGAGGTTTTGCTTTTTGGGTCTCTTATTTTTATCCTTCAAGGGATTCTAGGGTTGCCCTATGCATTTGGGGTGGAGGAAGGAGCTGAACATATATTTGAGAAATACAGAGACCGGGTGGTTCAAATTCGTATCCTGGAGGCTTCTTCCGGAGCAAAATCCACCGTGGGTTCCGGTTTTGTGGTCAGCCCAGAGGGACATATTCTCACCAATTACCATGTGATCTCCCAATTGATTCATCGGCCGGAACAATTTCGAGGAGAAATTATCCATTATAATAATGAGTCCAGCCCCTTAACGGTTCTTAATTTTGATGCCATTCATGATTTAGCCGTTGTTAAAACCAAACGAACCCACCTCCCTCATTTTCAATTTCATACCCAACCGGTAAGGAAAGGGACCCGGATGTATTCCCTGGGAAATCCCTGGGACCTGGGACAAACCATTATTGAAGGAACTCATAGCGGTCTTCTGGAACACACCCTTTATGAAAAGATCCATTTTACCGGTTCGATTAATTCCGGAATGAGCGGAGGCCCGTCTATTCTTTCCAATGGAAAAGTGGTGGGAATCAATGTGGCCACCGCGGGAAACCAGTTAAGTTTCCTTGTTCCCGTTAAATACGCTCAAACTCTTTTAAAAGAAACGGCTTCAAGGAAACCAGCGGGACCAGAAACTTTGATCCTGAAATTGCGCGATCAGCTCTTGAGTCATCAAGATTTGTACTTGGTGGAGGTTTTATCTCACGGCTGGGAAACCGTCACCCTGGGGCCCTACCAGGTTCCCGGGAAAATCGCTCCTTTTATCAAATGTTGGGGAGATTCTTTCCGAAGGGACAATCAACTATATGAAACAGTCACCCAACGGTGCTCTTTTGAAGATGGAATATACCTTTCGGGGTCCCAGTTTTCCGGGACAATGATTTTTACCAATACCTTTATTTCAACGGAGCATTTAAACCGTTTTCGTTTCTACGGATTATATCAAGAATTTTTCCAGGTGGAAAAGAATCAAATCTCAACCAATGAAGAGGAAGTCGGCCCTTTCCGGTGCCATTCCAATTTTGTCGCACAGAAGGGACCGAATTTAAAGGTGGTATTCTGTGCCAGGGGATATAAGAAACTGCCAAACCTGTATGATTCTTTTATCATGGCTGCCACCTTGGATGGGAACAACAAGGGACTGCAGACTTCGGTCTCATTAACAGGGGTCAGTTTTGAAAATGCCAAAAGGTTTGCAAGTAAATTTTTGGAGAACATAACGTGGAACCGGTAA
- a CDS encoding FHA domain-containing protein — protein sequence MEPVIVVEILEKSGKVRERFRRDRFPIHIGRSYQNEIILDDEYVSPTHLSIELSESGQLYIADLNSTNGVYQMPASKPIMRKVIGDEIIIRVGHTLLRIRTPAFDVPSAKELEYGFAALTQSFNRSSTFFGILILTGLWIMVETFWNSFSKPQLGDLVLLPLWFIAGISIWAGIWALLSKIFMHHHYFKAHVFIVCVGLLAFSVFDTAHEYYSFGFSAGFSTDILFWIGVSLVLGFILWGHLRLCTHKSSKKIALGTGMVVFTMVGLFGFSWNIVSNQLIGSLNFHGELKPPPFQLVKSANLDQFFQEVQTMKTRVDQPIKKGWDQVP from the coding sequence GTGGAACCGGTAATCGTCGTTGAGATTCTCGAAAAATCGGGAAAAGTTCGCGAACGTTTTCGACGGGACCGTTTCCCCATTCATATCGGCCGCAGTTATCAAAATGAAATTATACTGGATGACGAGTACGTCTCCCCCACCCATCTCTCCATTGAATTAAGTGAAAGCGGGCAGCTTTATATAGCGGATCTAAATAGCACCAACGGAGTCTACCAGATGCCTGCCTCTAAACCCATTATGCGAAAGGTCATCGGAGATGAAATCATCATTCGGGTCGGTCATACCCTTCTGCGAATCCGGACACCTGCTTTTGATGTTCCATCCGCTAAAGAACTTGAATATGGATTCGCGGCTTTAACCCAATCGTTTAACCGCTCATCTACATTTTTTGGCATATTGATATTAACCGGTTTATGGATTATGGTTGAAACATTCTGGAACTCTTTTTCCAAACCCCAGCTTGGAGATTTGGTTCTTTTACCTCTGTGGTTTATTGCCGGAATTAGTATTTGGGCAGGAATTTGGGCCTTATTGAGTAAAATTTTTATGCACCATCACTATTTCAAAGCCCATGTGTTTATTGTCTGTGTGGGTCTGTTGGCTTTCTCCGTATTTGATACCGCCCACGAATATTATTCCTTTGGTTTTTCGGCAGGCTTCTCCACTGATATTCTGTTTTGGATTGGGGTTAGTCTTGTTTTAGGGTTTATCCTGTGGGGACATCTGCGCCTCTGCACCCATAAATCATCTAAGAAAATCGCTTTGGGGACCGGAATGGTGGTCTTTACCATGGTCGGCCTCTTCGGTTTTTCCTGGAATATTGTTAGCAACCAATTAATAGGATCTTTAAATTTCCACGGCGAATTAAAACCCCCTCCTTTTCAACTGGTGAAAAGCGCTAACCTGGATCAATTCTTTCAAGAGGTCCAAACCATGAAGACTAGGGTGGATCAACCGATTAAAAAAGGATGGGACCAAGTTCCTTAA
- a CDS encoding carboxypeptidase-like regulatory domain-containing protein: MMAHSGKVFIGCLVAVIFGISDSYGYTGTKVGNGGKIHGRVILKGPVPEHRAFPIVLYPFGSYCKKISNGEGLILLKEFNVDLDGGLQDAVVAVQGVTKGKRFRSKKNQFVAINCMFHPADVPEDKQFELHAGRLTHVHPLVSIMRNHRRVSVVNKDPVLHGGQIYQPETGHRVLSFPVPVSGGKFGGTIHLGKGKKIVQMICPMHEFMQSWGWIVDNPYFAKTQKGGGYLIDDLLPGKYKVTAWHPHLKPIEKEFTILEGRTVSIDFEFDPTQVVRPLYETQEHFRIPPESDPFQDLEGCEDPFCVKRD; this comes from the coding sequence ATGATGGCACATTCTGGTAAGGTTTTTATAGGATGTCTGGTAGCTGTTATCTTTGGTATTTCGGATAGTTATGGCTACACAGGAACGAAAGTTGGTAACGGGGGAAAAATCCATGGGAGGGTGATATTAAAAGGTCCCGTACCGGAACACCGGGCCTTTCCGATAGTTCTTTATCCGTTTGGGTCTTATTGCAAGAAAATATCCAATGGAGAAGGGTTGATTCTGCTCAAAGAGTTCAATGTCGATCTTGATGGAGGTTTGCAGGATGCCGTGGTGGCGGTTCAGGGTGTGACAAAAGGAAAGCGATTTCGGTCTAAAAAAAATCAATTTGTAGCCATTAACTGCATGTTTCATCCTGCCGATGTTCCCGAAGACAAGCAATTTGAATTGCATGCCGGAAGATTGACCCACGTTCATCCGCTGGTCAGCATCATGAGGAACCACCGGCGCGTGTCTGTCGTGAACAAAGACCCTGTTCTACATGGAGGTCAGATTTATCAGCCGGAAACCGGTCACCGGGTGTTGAGTTTCCCTGTTCCGGTTTCTGGGGGAAAATTCGGGGGAACCATCCATTTGGGAAAGGGTAAAAAAATTGTCCAGATGATCTGTCCAATGCATGAATTTATGCAAAGCTGGGGATGGATCGTGGATAATCCCTATTTTGCCAAAACCCAAAAAGGAGGAGGGTATTTGATTGATGACTTATTGCCAGGGAAATACAAAGTCACCGCTTGGCATCCCCATCTCAAGCCCATAGAAAAAGAGTTTACCATCCTTGAAGGGAGAACCGTTTCGATCGATTTTGAGTTTGATCCCACTCAAGTGGTCCGTCCATTATACGAAACACAGGAGCATTTCCGGATTCCACCTGAGTCCGATCCCTTTCAGGACCTGGAGGGTTGTGAAGACCCTTTTTGTGTGAAAAGAGATTGA
- a CDS encoding radical SAM protein, which yields MDWIDNKTLLTPTGGFLKNGFTHTVNIYSGCSFANALCGTFCYAQHITWNTKGRPWGLYGAKENIKETYIKDYDRIKHPLRGKAKPLRIYMSSITDPYVPQEKSLGLTAELLEKMISRPPDVLVIQTHSTLIGRDLHLIKKLSGLCQVWVSMTVETDLDPVPGFPPHTFPPLQRLGTLKAFKDKGIQTQTTVSPLLPLKNPIGFAQGIGEASHRVILDHFLIGDGSNGKRTLRTDFVKRLNTGGYSEWAKLEKLWEVRNIFQTVLGDKRVLVSQEGFNSV from the coding sequence ATGGACTGGATCGACAATAAAACCCTTCTGACGCCCACGGGTGGCTTTCTGAAAAATGGATTTACCCACACGGTTAATATTTACAGTGGGTGTTCCTTTGCAAATGCACTTTGCGGTACGTTTTGTTATGCCCAGCACATCACATGGAACACTAAGGGCAGACCGTGGGGGCTTTATGGAGCAAAAGAAAATATTAAAGAAACCTATATAAAAGATTATGATCGAATCAAACACCCCTTACGAGGAAAGGCAAAACCTTTAAGAATTTACATGAGCAGTATCACCGATCCCTATGTCCCCCAGGAAAAATCCCTCGGGCTAACGGCTGAATTATTGGAAAAAATGATTTCACGACCACCCGATGTTCTGGTCATTCAAACCCATTCCACTTTAATCGGCCGGGATTTACATCTCATAAAAAAATTATCAGGGCTATGTCAGGTCTGGGTTTCCATGACCGTCGAAACTGATCTGGACCCCGTTCCGGGGTTTCCTCCCCATACTTTTCCTCCCCTTCAGCGTTTGGGAACTCTAAAAGCGTTCAAGGATAAAGGAATACAGACCCAAACGACTGTCAGTCCCCTACTGCCACTAAAAAATCCCATCGGTTTTGCACAAGGGATTGGCGAGGCATCCCACAGGGTGATCTTAGACCATTTTCTCATCGGCGATGGTTCAAACGGAAAAAGAACCCTGAGGACGGATTTTGTGAAAAGACTCAATACCGGGGGATATTCGGAATGGGCCAAGCTAGAAAAATTATGGGAGGTCCGAAATATTTTTCAAACCGTTTTGGGAGACAAACGGGTTCTGGTTAGTCAAGAAGGGTTTAATTCCGTATAA
- a CDS encoding NapC/NirT family cytochrome c, producing the protein MLEENLVKAIGIGLCVFTILLVVYTIFFRPKSFLEDITARWLLLFGFVILSPLAYLLSFAMVFEDSKTVSFCNSCHVMESRVENLKNPDSEYLAAQHYQFRWIANNQCYHCHTDYNLFGGFRGKIAGFRHVWAYYVVGYELPLKIYGTYDNQICLYCHGPVRNYQELEEHQDYLKDLDLSKKSCLGSDCHIATHPKERKKSGL; encoded by the coding sequence ATGCTTGAGGAAAATTTGGTCAAAGCTATTGGTATTGGCTTGTGTGTGTTCACCATTCTTCTTGTGGTTTATACGATTTTCTTCAGACCGAAGTCCTTTCTGGAAGATATCACCGCCCGTTGGCTTTTATTGTTTGGATTTGTCATTTTATCCCCTCTGGCCTATCTGTTGAGCTTTGCCATGGTGTTCGAAGATTCTAAAACGGTTTCGTTCTGTAATTCCTGCCATGTGATGGAAAGCCGTGTTGAGAATCTCAAAAACCCTGATAGTGAATATTTGGCCGCCCAGCATTATCAATTCCGGTGGATTGCAAATAATCAGTGCTATCACTGTCATACGGATTATAATCTTTTCGGAGGGTTCAGAGGAAAAATTGCCGGGTTTAGGCATGTTTGGGCCTATTATGTGGTGGGTTATGAGTTGCCCCTAAAAATTTATGGGACTTACGATAACCAGATCTGTCTTTATTGCCACGGGCCGGTACGTAATTATCAAGAACTGGAAGAGCATCAGGATTACCTAAAGGATCTTGATCTCAGCAAGAAGTCCTGTTTAGGATCAGATTGTCATATCGCAACACATCCCAAAGAGAGGAAGAAAAGTGGCCTCTGA